In a genomic window of Rhinoderma darwinii isolate aRhiDar2 chromosome 10, aRhiDar2.hap1, whole genome shotgun sequence:
- the LOC142662695 gene encoding phospholipase A2 inhibitor CNF-like produces MSQEFKSLKSQGGNVGNDQFFSYKCISCLSLNSTTCNETETDCIGNQCMTASQYYYNGGDWFQSIFKGCANDSMCEEKGFLSQENVKVRGYIHCCTGDLCNTQGYKLPKEDKKTNGKKCPSCYSRGTQKECKTDEEVECTGSETRCFDYRGEIMHPGCIDAVLKEFYCIQNIMMPIVFVSTDQKVGNYSIKGCCNSFTCICNFDSAIGIKELHRKHKSC; encoded by the exons ATGAGTCAAGAATTCAAGTCACTGAAGAGTCAAGGTGGCAATGTTGGCAATGACCAAT TCTTTTCCTATAAATGTATTTCATGCTTGTCTCTGAACTCCACAACTTGTAACGAGACTGAAACTGACTGCATTGGAAACCAATGTATGACCGCCTCCCAATACTACTACAATG GTGGAGATTGGTTTCAGTCAATATTCAAAGGTTGCGCTAATGATTCTATGTGTGAAGAAAAGGGCTTTCTCTCGCAGGAAAATGTCAAAGTCCGAGGTTATATACATTGCTGCACTGGCGATTTATGCAACACTCAAGGATATAAAC TTCCTAAAGAAGATAAAAAAACGAATGGTAAAAAATGTCCATCCTGCTACAGTAGGGGCACCCAGAAGGAATGTAAGACTGACGAGGAGGTGGAGTGCACTGGATCCGAGACCCGATGCTTTGACTATAGAGGGGAAATTATGCATCCAG GTTGCATTGATGCTGTATTAAAGGAATTCTACTGTATCCAAAATATAATGATGCCCATTGTTTTTGTGTCTACAGATCAGAAAGTGGGGAACTATTCCATTAAAGGCTGTTGTAATTCTTTTACCTGCATATGCAATTTTGACAGCGCCATTGGGATTAAAGAACTACACAGGAAGCACAAGAGCTGTTAG